The following are encoded together in the Myxococcus xanthus genome:
- a CDS encoding OPT family oligopeptide transporter: MAHGSPPISEDRVPVAQTLATVAHTPYVPPDKSPAEMTMRALVLGSVLGIVFAASSVYLAIKVGLTVSASIPVAVLSIAIFRALGNSSILENTIVQTTGSAGESLAFGVAAALPALLLLGYDISLTHAFLTAALGGVLGVLMMIPLRQGLIVQEHGRLPYPEGTASADVLIVGEQGGTNARTVITGFIVGGVYKLAYSGMKLFREVLSTPLQGLKSATVSTEVSPELLGVGYIIGPRVAAITFAGGVLSYLILIPAISFFGSGLETPLLMHNGQLIRDMSPDQIRNAYVLYIGAGAVATGGLISLIRSLPTIVGAFKRSLETLKASRGQGAMPQLLRTEQDLPITVVLGGSALLVLAIWLAPPLEVNLISAILIVIFGFFFVTVSARITGEIGSSSNPISGMVVATLLITCLVYLLMGWTSSEDRFMALTTAAIVGIAASNGGTTAQDLKTAFLVGGTPRRQQLALFVGVLTSAMFIGLVLVTLNRGATVTIPEPHPGVKVTEFSNETRVQHTFSWAVSADALAARGLDEAALRKAVWAQGYELNTQSGAMELRSWRDVSSQDLGAVTLNVSSGAPIKVADLGAVTDGPKRTYKEGYVRGADTPVPAGKYLLDESDTIQYVVDPGIGGRISVYEGQQLTRYAAPKAQLFSLIIDGILTQKLPWDLVLLGVFIALMLELCGVSSLPFAVGVYLPISSSAPLFVGGMVRYFVDRIRGGESDFSPGTLLSSGFIAGGSIAGVLIAFLEIATDGAGTRALNLPALLGNQGGLGGFLNMVGESEHAHPLWSNLWGLLFFAGLTLFLLRSALKGQSAAMSPPPQKEA, translated from the coding sequence TTGGCCCACGGTTCGCCGCCGATCTCCGAGGATCGCGTCCCGGTCGCGCAGACACTCGCGACAGTCGCCCATACCCCGTACGTCCCCCCCGACAAGTCTCCGGCGGAGATGACGATGCGAGCCCTGGTGCTCGGCTCGGTGTTGGGCATCGTGTTCGCCGCCTCGTCCGTGTACCTGGCCATCAAGGTGGGCCTCACGGTCTCCGCGTCCATTCCCGTCGCGGTGCTCTCCATCGCCATCTTCCGGGCCCTGGGCAACTCCAGCATCCTGGAGAACACCATCGTCCAGACGACGGGCTCGGCCGGTGAGTCGCTCGCCTTCGGTGTGGCCGCCGCGCTCCCCGCCCTGCTGCTCCTGGGCTACGACATCAGCCTCACCCACGCCTTCCTCACGGCGGCGCTGGGCGGCGTACTCGGCGTGCTGATGATGATTCCGCTGCGCCAGGGCCTCATCGTCCAGGAGCACGGCAGGCTGCCCTACCCGGAGGGCACCGCCAGCGCGGACGTGCTCATCGTCGGCGAGCAGGGCGGCACCAACGCCCGCACCGTCATCACCGGCTTCATCGTGGGCGGTGTCTACAAGCTCGCCTACTCCGGCATGAAGCTGTTCCGCGAGGTCCTGAGCACGCCGCTGCAGGGGCTCAAGAGCGCGACCGTCTCCACCGAGGTGAGCCCGGAGCTGCTGGGCGTGGGCTACATCATCGGCCCCCGCGTGGCGGCCATCACCTTCGCCGGTGGTGTGCTGAGCTACCTCATCCTCATCCCGGCCATCTCGTTCTTCGGCAGCGGGCTGGAGACGCCGCTGCTGATGCACAACGGCCAGCTCATCCGGGACATGTCGCCGGACCAGATTCGCAATGCGTACGTGCTCTACATCGGCGCGGGCGCCGTGGCGACGGGCGGTCTCATCAGCCTCATCCGCTCGCTGCCCACCATCGTCGGGGCCTTCAAGCGCAGCCTGGAGACGCTGAAGGCGTCGCGGGGCCAGGGCGCCATGCCGCAGCTGCTGCGCACGGAGCAGGACCTGCCCATCACCGTGGTGCTGGGAGGCAGCGCGCTGCTGGTGCTGGCCATCTGGCTGGCGCCGCCGCTGGAGGTGAACCTCATCTCCGCCATCCTCATCGTCATCTTCGGCTTCTTCTTCGTCACGGTGAGCGCGCGCATCACCGGTGAGATTGGCAGTTCGTCCAACCCCATCTCCGGCATGGTGGTGGCCACGCTGCTCATCACCTGCCTCGTGTACCTGCTCATGGGCTGGACGTCGTCCGAGGACCGCTTCATGGCCCTCACCACGGCGGCCATCGTCGGCATCGCCGCGTCCAACGGCGGCACCACCGCGCAGGACCTCAAGACGGCCTTCCTGGTGGGCGGTACGCCCCGGCGCCAGCAGTTGGCGCTGTTCGTCGGTGTGCTCACCAGCGCGATGTTCATCGGCCTGGTGCTGGTGACGCTCAACCGCGGCGCCACCGTCACCATCCCCGAGCCCCACCCGGGCGTGAAGGTGACGGAGTTCTCCAACGAGACGCGCGTCCAGCACACCTTCTCCTGGGCCGTCTCCGCCGACGCGCTGGCGGCCCGCGGCCTGGACGAGGCGGCGCTGCGCAAGGCCGTCTGGGCGCAGGGCTACGAGCTGAACACGCAGAGCGGCGCGATGGAGCTGCGCAGCTGGCGCGACGTGTCCTCGCAGGACCTGGGCGCGGTGACGCTCAACGTCTCCAGCGGCGCCCCCATCAAGGTGGCGGACCTGGGCGCCGTCACGGACGGCCCGAAGCGCACCTACAAGGAAGGCTACGTGCGCGGCGCGGACACGCCGGTGCCCGCGGGCAAGTACCTGCTCGATGAGTCCGACACCATCCAGTACGTGGTGGACCCGGGCATCGGCGGCCGCATCAGCGTCTATGAAGGCCAGCAACTGACGCGCTACGCGGCGCCCAAGGCGCAGCTGTTCTCTCTCATCATCGACGGCATCCTCACCCAGAAGCTGCCGTGGGACCTGGTGCTCCTGGGCGTGTTCATCGCGCTGATGCTGGAGCTGTGCGGCGTGTCCTCCCTGCCCTTCGCGGTGGGCGTGTACCTGCCCATCAGCAGCAGCGCGCCGCTCTTCGTGGGCGGCATGGTGCGCTACTTCGTGGACCGCATCCGCGGCGGCGAGTCCGACTTCTCGCCGGGCACGCTGCTCTCCTCCGGTTTCATCGCCGGTGGCTCCATCGCGGGCGTGCTCATCGCCTTCCTGGAAATCGCCACCGACGGAGCAGGCACCCGCGCGCTGAACCTGCCTGCCCTGCTGGGCAACCAGGGCGGCCTGGGCGGCTTCCTCAACATGGTGGGCGAGAGCGAGCACGCCCACCCGCTGTGGTCCAACCTCTGGGGCCTGCTCTTCTTCGCCGGCCTGACGCTGTTCCTGCTGCGCTCCGCCCTCAAGGGCCAGAGCGCCGCCATGTCACCGCCGCCGCAGAAGGAGGCGTAG
- a CDS encoding RNA polymerase factor sigma-32, translated as MQASTEQSSNSGSLAMYLSEINHYSLLKVEEEQELARRFLKGDLAAGHRMVTANLRFVVKVAYEYRSYGIKMSDLIQEGNIGLMKAVQKFDPDKGIRLISYAVWWIRAYIQNYILKSWSLVKLGTTQAQRKLFFSLARTRRELEKFGSGDAAVNVDDIARRLHVKPGEVREMEQRMGGRDLSLDAPMGEDGGNSHVDFVVSAAAPQDDEFADKEEAGLINARVRTALMRLDPRERFIIEQRVMNERPMTLKELGEHFGFSRERARQLEIRAKDKLKSELAALMAEVDPEAVAAQQ; from the coding sequence ATGCAGGCATCCACCGAGCAGTCGTCCAACTCCGGCTCCCTGGCGATGTACCTCTCGGAGATCAACCACTACTCCCTCCTCAAGGTGGAGGAGGAGCAGGAGCTCGCGCGCCGCTTCCTCAAGGGCGACCTGGCGGCCGGGCACCGGATGGTGACCGCCAACCTGCGCTTCGTGGTGAAGGTCGCCTATGAGTACCGCTCATACGGCATCAAGATGTCGGACCTCATCCAGGAGGGGAACATCGGCCTGATGAAGGCCGTGCAGAAGTTCGATCCGGACAAGGGCATCCGCCTCATCTCCTACGCGGTGTGGTGGATTCGCGCGTACATCCAGAACTACATCCTCAAGAGCTGGTCGCTCGTGAAGCTGGGGACCACCCAGGCGCAGCGGAAGCTGTTCTTCAGTCTGGCCCGCACGCGCCGCGAGCTGGAGAAGTTTGGCAGCGGTGACGCCGCGGTGAACGTGGATGACATCGCCCGCCGGCTCCACGTGAAGCCGGGCGAGGTGCGGGAGATGGAGCAGCGCATGGGGGGCCGGGACCTGTCGCTGGACGCGCCCATGGGCGAGGACGGCGGCAACAGCCACGTGGACTTCGTGGTGAGCGCCGCGGCCCCGCAGGACGACGAGTTCGCGGACAAGGAGGAGGCGGGCCTCATCAACGCCCGCGTCCGTACCGCGCTGATGCGCCTGGATCCGCGTGAGCGCTTCATCATCGAGCAACGCGTCATGAACGAGCGCCCCATGACGCTCAAGGAACTGGGTGAGCACTTCGGCTTCTCGCGCGAGCGCGCCCGCCAGTTGGAGATTCGCGCCAAGGACAAGCTCAAGTCGGAGCTGGCCGCGCTCATGGCCGAGGTGGACCCCGAGGCCGTCGCCGCCCAGCAGTGA
- a CDS encoding transglutaminase TgpA family protein: MRKGTRLRLVLRDLGSGSAFASMAVSGQLPIWSLVLYGVAQVAALAGWRPFANRVKLTALLLLAVALTLGTNVLAGSLNLVVAACAFAGLISAQRLLSTPDAATDGQVHLSGLLMVAGGAALSGELVYGLFLIVFGVLASIALALGVVESAVPEGEPVPVRAVMGPLATGVGFAVVGAVAFFILFPRLNWNMIGPSASPGLGVATAGFSNTVRLGGAGTIKGNPRIVLRATLTPDPEKETLDAYWVGRTYDVFDGMEWSNARATSNGSEFMTTLRPGQENLVHQHVELMPAYGARTLVALETPSRLGNAVANTQVGSRRTQIHELGGGEVRFRDSGISYSYEAYSLPPGASGDDVQDLPPEEQDALLSLPEGLDVRVGQTAARVLNGERDPLAAARKLSAWLQREYSYTLELSGDVPDPVADFLFQRKQGHCEHFATALTLMLRTQGMRARLATGFFGGERVTGGYVVRAGDAHAWTHVLVPGRGFITVDATPPAHRASQSPRLLEQLINFYEIVESQWRDVVLDYNFRDQLTVVRSLTRSHEVPKKDEPASRAPPPRAFGAALLAAAAAYTAWRLLTQFLSRERPLEATRFVDAVEAQLASARITRVDGETLEALDARLARERHPLSPALTPVTRRYLEARFGGRPLQQGEATRLLTDLRRAVLTESQHVASEGTRPPQARAS; the protein is encoded by the coding sequence ATGAGGAAGGGCACGCGGCTGAGGCTGGTGCTGCGAGACCTGGGCTCCGGGTCCGCCTTCGCCTCCATGGCGGTGTCGGGCCAGCTCCCCATCTGGTCGCTGGTCCTCTACGGCGTGGCCCAGGTGGCCGCGCTGGCGGGGTGGCGCCCCTTCGCCAACCGGGTGAAGCTCACCGCGCTGCTGCTGCTGGCCGTGGCGCTGACGCTGGGCACGAACGTGCTCGCGGGCTCGCTCAACCTGGTGGTGGCGGCCTGTGCCTTCGCTGGCCTCATCTCCGCGCAGCGTCTGCTGTCCACGCCGGACGCGGCCACCGACGGCCAGGTCCACCTGTCCGGCCTGTTGATGGTGGCGGGCGGCGCGGCGCTCTCCGGCGAGCTCGTCTACGGCCTCTTCCTGATTGTCTTCGGCGTGCTGGCCAGCATCGCCCTGGCGCTGGGCGTGGTGGAGTCCGCGGTCCCCGAAGGCGAACCGGTGCCGGTGCGCGCGGTGATGGGCCCGCTGGCCACGGGCGTGGGCTTCGCCGTGGTGGGCGCGGTGGCCTTCTTCATCCTCTTCCCCCGCCTCAACTGGAACATGATTGGCCCCAGCGCCTCGCCCGGCCTGGGCGTGGCCACCGCGGGATTCTCCAACACCGTGCGCCTGGGCGGCGCGGGCACCATCAAGGGCAACCCGCGCATCGTGCTGCGCGCCACCCTGACCCCGGACCCGGAGAAGGAAACGCTCGACGCCTACTGGGTGGGCCGCACCTATGACGTCTTCGACGGCATGGAGTGGTCCAACGCGCGCGCCACCAGCAACGGCTCCGAGTTCATGACGACGCTGCGGCCGGGCCAGGAGAACCTGGTCCACCAGCACGTGGAGCTGATGCCCGCGTACGGCGCGCGCACGCTGGTGGCGCTGGAGACGCCCTCGCGGCTGGGCAACGCCGTGGCCAACACGCAGGTGGGCTCCCGGCGCACGCAAATCCACGAACTGGGCGGCGGCGAGGTGCGCTTCCGCGACTCCGGCATCTCCTATTCATATGAGGCCTACAGCCTCCCGCCCGGCGCCAGCGGCGACGACGTCCAGGACCTGCCCCCGGAGGAGCAGGACGCCCTGCTGTCGCTGCCGGAGGGGCTGGACGTCCGCGTCGGCCAGACAGCCGCGCGGGTGCTGAATGGCGAACGCGACCCGCTGGCCGCCGCGCGGAAGCTGTCCGCGTGGCTGCAACGCGAATACAGCTACACGCTGGAGTTGAGCGGCGACGTGCCGGACCCGGTCGCCGACTTCCTCTTCCAGCGCAAGCAGGGACACTGCGAGCACTTCGCCACCGCGCTCACGTTGATGCTGCGCACCCAGGGCATGCGGGCGCGGCTGGCCACCGGCTTCTTCGGCGGCGAGCGCGTGACGGGTGGCTACGTGGTCCGCGCGGGTGATGCGCATGCCTGGACGCACGTGCTGGTGCCAGGGCGCGGCTTCATCACCGTGGACGCGACGCCGCCGGCCCACCGCGCGAGCCAGTCCCCTCGCCTGCTGGAGCAGCTCATCAACTTCTATGAAATCGTGGAGTCGCAGTGGCGTGACGTCGTCCTGGACTACAACTTCCGCGATCAACTGACGGTCGTCCGCTCGCTCACTCGCTCGCACGAGGTCCCGAAGAAGGACGAGCCGGCCAGCCGCGCGCCGCCCCCCCGGGCCTTTGGTGCCGCGCTGCTCGCGGCCGCCGCGGCCTATACCGCCTGGCGGTTGCTGACGCAGTTCCTGTCGCGTGAGCGGCCCTTGGAGGCCACGCGCTTCGTGGACGCGGTGGAGGCGCAGCTCGCCTCCGCGCGAATCACACGCGTCGACGGTGAAACATTGGAAGCACTGGACGCTCGGCTCGCCCGGGAGCGGCACCCGCTGTCCCCCGCCCTGACGCCCGTCACCCGGCGCTACCTGGAAGCCCGCTTTGGCGGTCGCCCGCTCCAGCAGGGAGAGGCGACGCGGCTGCTGACGGACTTGAGACGCGCTGTTCTCACGGAGTCCCAGCACGTCGCCAGCGAGGGTACTCGCCCGCCCCAAGCGCGCGCTTCCTGA
- a CDS encoding DUF58 domain-containing protein, whose protein sequence is MKPRLPSWWARLRSRLRPPRTLRVTRIGRTYLVVTFGVGLGALNTGNNLLYLLLGLLLSMVVVSGVLSERCLRYLSVRRVGADAAFAQEPFAFRWAISRGQGHAFALTLSEADSPLTGAGGVGYLPAGVDHVVRADLTAPQRGPVLLTGVRVTTTWPLGLFAKTRTFPLENTLLIYPRRTYACQDPGAPEQGPVGDAGNPRRNDGNGDLSGLRELAPGEDARRIHWMKSASAGKLLRVEREHEERRTFVLSVADGLDAEALERRCEEVAALAHRLIEEGHEVGLDTPEDRIRPAAGAAQERRLLRALAWLGHERPRGGEEAA, encoded by the coding sequence GTGAAGCCCCGGCTGCCGTCATGGTGGGCACGGCTTCGCTCGCGGCTCCGCCCGCCGCGCACCCTCAGGGTGACGCGCATCGGACGCACCTATCTGGTGGTGACGTTCGGCGTGGGCCTGGGTGCGCTCAACACCGGCAACAACCTCCTCTACCTGCTGCTGGGCCTGCTGCTGAGCATGGTGGTGGTGTCGGGCGTCCTGTCCGAGCGCTGCCTGCGCTATCTGTCGGTGCGGCGCGTGGGCGCGGACGCGGCCTTCGCCCAGGAGCCCTTCGCCTTCCGGTGGGCCATCTCCCGCGGCCAGGGCCACGCCTTCGCCCTCACGCTGTCGGAGGCGGACTCGCCGCTCACCGGCGCGGGCGGCGTGGGTTACCTGCCCGCGGGCGTGGACCACGTCGTGCGAGCGGACCTCACCGCGCCCCAGCGTGGGCCCGTGCTGCTCACGGGCGTTCGTGTCACCACCACCTGGCCGCTGGGGCTGTTCGCCAAGACGCGCACCTTTCCGCTGGAAAACACGCTGCTCATCTACCCGCGGCGGACCTACGCCTGCCAGGACCCGGGCGCGCCGGAGCAAGGCCCCGTGGGTGACGCGGGCAACCCCCGCCGCAATGACGGCAATGGGGACCTGAGCGGCCTGCGCGAGCTGGCGCCGGGTGAGGACGCCCGGCGCATCCACTGGATGAAGAGCGCCTCCGCCGGGAAGCTGCTGCGCGTGGAGCGCGAGCACGAGGAGCGGCGCACCTTCGTGCTTTCGGTGGCGGACGGACTCGACGCGGAGGCGCTCGAGCGCCGCTGCGAGGAAGTGGCCGCCCTGGCCCACCGGCTCATCGAGGAAGGTCACGAGGTGGGCCTGGACACGCCGGAGGACCGCATCCGGCCCGCCGCGGGCGCGGCCCAGGAGCGGCGCCTGCTGCGGGCGCTGGCGTGGCTGGGACACGAGCGCCCTCGCGGTGGCGAGGAGGCGGCATGA
- a CDS encoding AAA family ATPase: MNQPARALSPVPSPANARSAMERIATQLGRAVQGKSSQLQLVVTSLVAGGHVLLEDVPGVGKTTLAEALAKACGLSFARVQFTADLMPADVLGAQVFHAQTATFQFRPGPLFRQLVLADELNRAPPRTQSALLEAMAQGQVSLDGATHALPAPFTVVATQNPVDFSGTYPLPDSQLDRFMVRMSLGHPTPEVEAGLLVTRDGTPPLDAVETVSEPEELASLRSFAAALRLDASVADYVVRLATATRSHGDLERGASTRAVLALGAAARAHALWDARDFATPGDVRAALVPCWAHRIMLRSAVQGVSARDEAAHLLEEIARKVPAPR, from the coding sequence ATGAACCAGCCTGCCCGCGCCCTCTCCCCGGTGCCTTCCCCCGCAAACGCGCGCTCGGCGATGGAACGCATCGCCACCCAGCTGGGCCGCGCGGTGCAGGGAAAATCCTCCCAACTCCAGCTCGTGGTGACGTCCCTGGTCGCCGGCGGCCACGTGCTGCTGGAGGACGTCCCGGGCGTGGGCAAGACGACGCTCGCCGAGGCCCTGGCCAAGGCCTGTGGCCTGAGCTTCGCCCGCGTCCAGTTCACCGCGGACCTGATGCCCGCCGACGTGCTGGGCGCCCAGGTCTTCCACGCGCAGACGGCCACCTTCCAGTTCCGTCCCGGTCCCCTCTTCCGGCAGCTGGTGCTGGCGGATGAGCTGAACCGCGCCCCGCCGCGCACCCAGTCCGCGCTGCTGGAGGCCATGGCCCAGGGCCAGGTCTCCCTGGACGGCGCCACGCACGCGCTGCCCGCGCCCTTCACGGTGGTGGCCACGCAGAACCCGGTGGACTTCTCCGGCACCTACCCGCTGCCGGACTCGCAGCTGGACCGATTCATGGTGCGCATGTCCCTGGGCCACCCGACGCCGGAAGTGGAGGCCGGGCTGCTCGTCACCCGCGACGGCACACCGCCGCTGGACGCGGTGGAGACCGTCTCCGAGCCCGAGGAGCTGGCGTCCCTGCGCTCGTTCGCCGCGGCGCTGCGGTTGGACGCGTCGGTCGCGGACTACGTGGTGCGGCTGGCCACGGCCACGCGCTCGCACGGCGACCTGGAGCGAGGCGCCTCCACCCGCGCGGTGCTCGCGCTGGGCGCGGCCGCACGGGCCCACGCGCTGTGGGACGCCCGGGACTTCGCCACGCCCGGTGACGTCCGCGCGGCGCTGGTGCCCTGCTGGGCCCACCGCATCATGCTGCGCAGCGCCGTGCAGGGCGTGTCCGCGCGCGACGAGGCGGCGCACCTTCTGGAGGAGATTGCCCGAAAGGTCCCGGCGCCCCGGTGA
- a CDS encoding STAS domain-containing protein, whose protein sequence is MSGLQIHREESAGSVTLRLEGTLDGKTAEEVRTSLSALSGCEVVLDFAHLREFKDSAVGVLTRGLVERPVQLRGLATHHERMFRYFGVGTGTSPRPAYYTPEDVFLA, encoded by the coding sequence ATGTCGGGGCTACAGATCCACCGTGAGGAGTCCGCAGGTTCCGTGACGCTGCGACTGGAAGGCACGCTGGACGGCAAGACGGCGGAAGAGGTCCGGACCTCTCTGAGCGCCCTGAGTGGGTGTGAGGTCGTACTGGACTTCGCCCACCTGCGGGAGTTCAAGGACAGCGCCGTGGGAGTCCTGACGCGAGGCCTGGTGGAGCGCCCCGTCCAACTGCGCGGCCTGGCCACTCACCACGAGCGGATGTTCCGGTACTTCGGTGTGGGCACAGGGACGTCGCCGCGCCCTGCCTACTACACGCCCGAGGACGTCTTCCTGGCGTAG
- a CDS encoding lytic transglycosylase domain-containing protein, with amino-acid sequence MRGWTVAVAAWMVGTGAVAFPVQVPDGAQGEGPEVTELRAKLAERDAELKATLAKLHLYEDEAHYAEAEALGITEMVKASGLPARQQRRLAVAIVREAARNDIDPLLVVAVIRCESSFNNYAVSHVGAMGLMQVMPDTGTWLADKAGLQLGRTSNLFDSETNVELGTAYLADLIQRFGTVEKALVAYNAGPGLARRILAKKEARTKFLAGYPAKVVKEFRKLKAAQEKQLTLREAQKTNGQKS; translated from the coding sequence ATGAGGGGTTGGACGGTGGCGGTGGCGGCTTGGATGGTGGGGACGGGGGCGGTCGCGTTTCCGGTGCAGGTGCCGGATGGCGCCCAGGGCGAGGGGCCGGAGGTGACGGAGCTGCGCGCGAAACTGGCCGAGCGCGACGCCGAGTTGAAGGCGACCCTGGCGAAGCTGCACCTCTACGAGGATGAGGCCCACTACGCCGAGGCCGAGGCCCTGGGCATCACGGAGATGGTGAAGGCCTCTGGGCTCCCCGCCCGGCAGCAGCGCCGGCTGGCGGTGGCCATCGTCCGCGAGGCGGCTCGCAACGACATCGACCCGCTCCTGGTGGTGGCAGTGATCCGCTGCGAGAGTTCCTTCAACAACTACGCGGTCTCCCACGTCGGGGCCATGGGCCTGATGCAGGTGATGCCGGACACCGGCACCTGGCTGGCGGACAAGGCCGGCCTGCAACTGGGCCGCACCAGCAACCTCTTCGACTCGGAGACCAACGTGGAGCTGGGGACCGCGTACCTGGCGGACCTCATCCAGCGCTTCGGCACCGTGGAGAAGGCCCTGGTCGCCTACAACGCCGGCCCCGGGCTGGCCCGCCGCATCCTGGCCAAGAAGGAAGCGCGCACGAAGTTCCTGGCCGGCTACCCCGCCAAGGTCGTGAAGGAATTCCGCAAGCTGAAGGCCGCTCAGGAGAAGCAGCTCACTCTGCGAGAGGCCCAGAAGACGAATGGCCAGAAGAGCTGA
- a CDS encoding lmo0937 family membrane protein, with protein MYWTMGIILLVLWGLGLTTGSTEGYWVHLLLLFAMVALLLAVVSQGRRAASA; from the coding sequence GTGTACTGGACGATGGGAATCATCCTGTTGGTGTTGTGGGGGCTGGGGCTGACCACCGGCTCCACCGAGGGTTACTGGGTCCACCTGCTGCTGCTGTTCGCGATGGTGGCGCTCTTGCTGGCGGTGGTGTCTCAGGGCCGCCGGGCGGCCTCGGCATGA